The following coding sequences are from one Mycobacteriales bacterium window:
- the groEL gene encoding chaperonin GroEL yields TDAERMEAVLDDPYVLIHQNKISSIAEFLPLLEKVVQGGKPLLIIAEDVEGEALSTLVVNKIRGTFTAVAVKAPGFGDRRKAMLQDMAVLTGGQVVSPDVGLKLDTVGLDVLGRARRVTITKDTTTLVDGAGEATAIEDRVRQIRREIEETDSDWDREKLQERLAKLAGGVGVIRVGAATEVELKERKHRLEDAISATRAAIEEGIVAGGGATLVHATAALEGDCGLTGDEATGVRIVRQALVEPLRWIAENGGLEGYVAVERVRALPAGHGLDAVKGDYVDLVQRGVIDPVKVTRSAVQNAASIASMLLTTETLVADKPEEEEDDHGHGHGHGHGHSH; encoded by the coding sequence ACCGACGCCGAGCGCATGGAGGCCGTCCTCGACGACCCCTACGTGCTCATCCACCAGAACAAGATCTCGAGCATCGCGGAGTTCCTCCCGCTGCTCGAGAAGGTCGTGCAGGGCGGCAAGCCGCTGCTGATCATCGCCGAGGACGTCGAGGGCGAGGCCCTGTCGACGCTCGTCGTCAACAAGATCCGCGGCACGTTCACCGCGGTCGCGGTCAAGGCGCCGGGCTTCGGCGACCGCCGCAAGGCGATGCTGCAGGACATGGCGGTCCTGACCGGCGGTCAGGTCGTCAGCCCCGACGTCGGCCTCAAGCTCGACACCGTCGGCCTCGACGTGCTCGGCCGGGCCCGCCGCGTGACGATCACCAAGGACACCACGACGCTCGTCGACGGCGCCGGTGAGGCGACCGCCATCGAGGACCGGGTGCGCCAGATCCGTCGCGAGATCGAGGAGACCGACTCCGACTGGGATCGCGAGAAGCTCCAGGAGCGGCTCGCCAAGCTCGCCGGCGGCGTCGGCGTGATCCGGGTCGGGGCGGCCACCGAGGTCGAGCTCAAGGAGAGGAAGCACCGGCTCGAGGACGCGATCTCCGCGACTCGCGCGGCGATCGAGGAGGGCATCGTCGCCGGCGGCGGCGCCACGCTGGTCCACGCCACCGCGGCTCTCGAGGGCGACTGCGGCCTGACCGGTGACGAGGCGACCGGGGTGCGGATCGTCCGCCAGGCGCTCGTCGAGCCGCTGCGCTGGATCGCCGAGAACGGCGGGCTCGAGGGCTACGTCGCCGTCGAGCGTGTCCGCGCGCTTCCGGCCGGCCACGGCCTCGACGCGGTGAAGGGCGACTATGTCGACCTCGTCCAGCGAGGCGTCATCGACCCGGTCAAGGTCACCCGCTCCGCGGTGCAGAACGCCGCCTCGATCGCCAGCATGCTGCTGACGACCGAGACGCTGGTCGCTGACAAGCCCGAGGAGGAAGAGGACGACCACGGGCACGGCCACGGGCATGGCCACGGCCACAGCCACTAG